Part of the Etheostoma cragini isolate CJK2018 chromosome 8, CSU_Ecrag_1.0, whole genome shotgun sequence genome, tggtattaatattgaaaaaatcacaaaaagtcgtagtatagtagtatattATATTCACTACATTcctagctgtaaatcttgctcacaatacttgttatgtatattttatattcataggacaaacccatttgtaaaattctgtttataatagtattcatttctacatttattcagtacatatccatgtcctacacttatggaaccattgtatatcctgcacttactgcacttctggttagacccaaactgcatttcgttgccttgtacctgtacctgtgtaatgacaataaagttgaatctaatctaatctaatctagtatagtatgtcgaaaacagttgtaaataagtcatagtatagcaggtcgaaaaaggtcatagtatggaatgttgaaaaaagtcataaaaagtcatagcatagtcatagtgtgttgaaaaaagttcagaaaaaagttcagaaaaaagtcagagtataccATGTCGAAAAAGTCCCAAGAAGTTATAGTATGTGGAACAACATGGTTTAAGTTAAACACCCTCTTATGCTGCCAcgtcttggggggggggggggttgttagTCTGATGTGTCCTCATAAGGAAAAGTAAAATTGTTGTAACAAACCTAAAAGCTACTAATAAGGATTGATCCTAGGACCATTGTGGTCTTGTAAACAGCATTTTACTGACTAAGCTCCCTGATCTGACACCCTGTACCACTGTTTCAAGTTGGcttcttcattttaaatgcaagAACCTTTATTactgctcttttaaaaagaTTGATACGGTATCAGGTGCAATATTTCCGATGTGGATGTGGTTTGTTCATTCTACGTGTAAGACCTTAATAAGGACTAGTATTAAATAACAACTAAGCCTGTAAGGTAACTCCTAACGCTGTAAAATTCACATCGCACATGCTCTGTTTTGAAATGCAATTAtggatttatgttttataaatcGTGCTTCATTTCTGctcaaatgtaaataacatGGGGCATTTAGAAACAGCCCAACAGTATTTAGCTTAGTTACATTGTTCTGTGACTTTTGTTAAGAAGTGTGGTTGGAGTTGGCCTGGGCCTATCAGGGGCCACCAGGGGCCCTCctactgtagctttaaacaGGCGGCCTGCTCCTTTTAGGTGACGGGGGACTGTGTAACATGAGTCGCGATGAAAACTGTGCGCCTGGTCCGACTGCCAGTGCAGATGCTGTTCgccaaagagaaagaggggtTGCATGATGGATCCTGTCCCGCTGCTGCTCATCATAGTCACATCTTTGCCGTTCTGCTCGGCAGTCTACGACGGGCCCCTCCAACCGGAGATCTCCAATGGTACTTTCCATCACTTCTTTGTCCCGGACGGGGATTACGGGGAAACTGAAGACCCTGAGGACTGCCAGATGCTATTTAAATTCTCGGATGTGTATCCATGTGGGGCCTCTGAAGAGAGGGACACCGTGGTGAGGGACGACTTCATCATCACCACGCTGCAGGCGGAGGACGCGGCGCGGCTGCTGGAGGGCATCGGCCGGTCTGTGGCGCACGACCTGGACGGAGAGGACAGCTACGGAAAGTTCCTCCAGCGGGAGGTCTCCCAGATCGGCGAGGCGTTTTCTAACGTGGACAAGTCTCTGCTGGAGCTGGAGGTGAAGTTTAAACAAAGTCAAGAAACGGAGCTGAGAGAGGAGCAACAGCTGAACGGCTATGTAATGAAGCAAGTGAGTGACATCCGGGGAGCTCTGAGGGAAACTACAGACATCGCTTTGGGACTGAAAGATAAACAAGAGCTGCTGTCTCTCATCATTCGCAGTCATGGTACTAGACTGAGCCGCCTGAAGACAGAGTATCTTAATGTTGGCTTATAGTGTTGTTATTGAgagatgcgtgtgtgtgtgtgtgtgtgtgtgtgtgtgtgtgtgtgtgtgtgtgtgtgtgtgtgtgtgtgtgtgtgtgtgtgtgtgtgtgtgtgtgtgtgtgtgtgtatgtgtgtgtgtgtgtgtgtgtgtgtgtgtgcttgtgtctgtgtgcgcgcgcgcgtgcgtgcgtacgtccgtgtgtttgtgtgacccTCCAGTTCAACAAACAACTGGAAAGTTGCGGCTTATGAATTAATACCTCTGACGTTTGGCTATCcccattctttggacatgtcaTTAAAAGGAGCTTTAACACAAACACCAAGACATTCCAAAGGAAATGTGAACATAAATTATGTCTGCATGGAGTCCTGTGTgccaccaaaataaaagccctcCAAGTGGATTTATCAGTCTCTGAATCAATATTATACCTGTATATTTTTGTCTGTATGGTTTAAATGATGTTGTTCATGCCTTATGTAGGTTATAACTGATCAAATAAATACTTATTATTCATCTTATATCTTAACTtccctttttacttttaagcaAGACAGTATGCTTCAGTGTCTCTAACAATTAAGTATTTTGATGTCAAAAGTAGTTAATGTTGCATCATAATCGTAAGTTTTATCCTGCATATACACAAACTGCCAACAgtgctgtatttaaaaaaaaaaagcttgaggttcaattaaacagtaaaaaatatttgatatcTTAACTTTTGATTTTCGGCTGTCCTGTCTTTACATCCTCATGTTTGTTGTTGGCACCACAAGTGCCAGTCTCAATTGTCCTGTCTAAGTGGCGCTGGTTAACTGGCGTTTAAAATCTGTCTTTGCCTCCCTCTTCCATCTGGAAGTCATCTACTCGAATATGAAGCATGTTTGTCGGAAGTCCGTCACTGTCTTCGTCATATGCTCTTTTGTCTGTTAAgatctgtaaaatgtttatatatGAAATGTGTCAATGTGTTGGAAATCTGACTGGTTTTGGATGATGTCATTTTGACTATAATAGACTCATAAATGACATACAGCTTGTTTAAATCTCCAAAGAAATTTTCGCTCTTGCTCTTCTGCTGTGTCAACGTACACTTGTTTTATTTAAGACCCGTTGTTTACAAGAAGAAGGTTGTTTTGCTTTCTTGAGAGGCATTAACTCTACCTCCTCCACAATTTGCAgtgcttttaatttaatatgttGAATGCCTTTGGTGGAAAgtgtattttctctcttttactaCCGTTTCAAACTCTCTTGTTCCAGCCAGTCTGCAACAACCACAAAGTAACTGCCATAAGCGTGCCCACTTTTTACAGAGATCATGTCTATCCAGATGTGAGGAAGCCATATGGGCTGCCATGGGCGCAACTGGGTGTGATTTCCTCTGTCTGGTTTTCCTCACAGTCCAGCTACCCCTGAGGGACCCCTTTTTGAAAAACAGTTCTCTGTAGCTCAGCACAGTGCGAGCCAACCCCGTCAAAATACCCAGAGCTGCAAGATCTCCATGTGCAGAGAAACCCTATATGTCTGTATGGCTCTTGATTTCCAGGGGCACTGCAGGGCTCACAAAACTTGATTAAAAGATTTGGTTAAAAGTTCCACTGTGGGTAAAATTTAGAGCGGCTCACTAAACCTTACATAAACAACTCAGCCGTCTTActtaatgtgtcttttttgacTCAAATCAATAGTTCAACCTACAGATTGGTTTCAAGTCCCTGGTGCCTAAACGGAGGAAGGCTTGAGTGTCAAGCACGCTGTTAGAAGAATGTATTCTCCTCACTGAGATATTTTAAGGACAAACAAAGAGAGGTCAGGAATGCAGAGCGGAGTTGACCTGTAAAAACTCTGATCCCTCTCCATGCTCAAAGCCACATGCCTCTAGTGTTATTATTAGAAAGATGATAGCTATTTGAATACAACTGCTACTAGCTATACCATTATAATCCAAGAAATGAATACTACTGCACATGACTACAACTTCTAATAGTATTACCATCCTTCAGCCACATCTGccactaaatgttttttttatgtaggaGTCCTTGTTTGAAAAAGACAATCTGGTCATTGCTCACACTTTAATAAGAATAGAATGATttagacaacttttttttaatttaaggtcCATTTCCTAACTTTTCCTAGAAAGCTTTAACCACATGGTATCATGGTCCTCATCAGCAGGTCAAAATGTGGTAACCTATTTTTTGCGGGAGCTTTCAAATTCATTTCAGTGCATTGATTCCATTACAACTGAGAAAACTCCCACTCAGCAAAGTCCCTTTTCTGATGAGGGCCGTGGGATGTGgatgaaaacctgcagaagaggaagaagtggaccttgagttaaaGTTAGTTTGTTAAACTGCTCTGTTTGCAGTCTAGTATTTACTCACAGACAGTGGTGAAGAAGTACTCAGAAGAAAAAGTATTCATGAAAGAtgacccatttcaaaataaaattggtAATGAGTAAAAGAACAGaatagcagaaaatggaaataaaaactgtacttaaggacaatacttgagtaaatgtgcttagtacagtatagtacatgtacagtatacattttctcaaaaaaataCCCTCATGTCATCTATTTGAAGCACTggccttttttacattttcatctatTTCACTAAAtaagtactttttacttttccactccatttatctgacagctgtaaAATCTTGACTGAGCTCATTCATTTCAATGGAGTTAGAGTTTAAATAAGCCAGAAGTATGTTAAGAAAGTAGGCGGCCTACTAttatattccttttttatgCTATATAGGACATTGAGGATTCTCCTCATTAAACACATGGTGTCACTGTTCTGAGTTCAGTGCAATACAACACTGCAAAAAGAACCATTCTTTACAATGAGTTTTGATATGTTACTCCAAATTcttacttttaattgaaatatcaaatttcaaaaatttaatttaaggtGGTATtgatactttacttaagtaaataattACTTCTTCCCCCTCTGCAGTTTGTACAAGTCATTCAT contains:
- the fibina gene encoding fin bud initiation factor, whose product is MMDPVPLLLIIVTSLPFCSAVYDGPLQPEISNGTFHHFFVPDGDYGETEDPEDCQMLFKFSDVYPCGASEERDTVVRDDFIITTLQAEDAARLLEGIGRSVAHDLDGEDSYGKFLQREVSQIGEAFSNVDKSLLELEVKFKQSQETELREEQQLNGYVMKQVSDIRGALRETTDIALGLKDKQELLSLIIRSHGTRLSRLKTEYLNVGL